The DNA segment GCCGTAGACCAGGGAATCGGGCCGGGCGAAGTAGATGTGCTCGAAGACGCAGGGCTTGGGCTGGACCTTGGGCAGCGGGAAATGGGAGCGCGCCGCGCTGCCGTCCCGGGGGACCACCATCACCTCGCCGGGAGCCACGTCGCGGACGTAGCCGGCGCCGACCAGATCGAAGGCGCAGGTCTCGGAGCTGAAGACGGTGGTGCTGTCCAGGCGTCCCATGGCCAGGGGGCGGAACCCGTGGGGATCCCGGGCCGCGATCAGGACGTCGTTGGTGAGGATCAGGAGCGAATAGGCGCCGCGGGCTTGGCGGAGGGCCGAGACCACGGCCTCCTCCAGGGTGTCGGCCTCGGCACGGTTGATGAGCGCCAGCAGGACCTCGGAATCGGAGGGGCTGGTGAACGTGTGGCCGTCGGCGATCAGCCGGGCCCGCAGGTCCTCGGTGTTGGTGAGGTTCCCGTTGTGGCAGAGGGCCACCTGCCCGAACCGGCCGTGGATCAGGAAGGGGTGGGCGGCCGAGGCGACGTTCCCGCCGGTGGTCGAGTAGCGGGTGTGCCCGATCGCCGCATCGCCCGGAAGGGCGTCCAGGACGGCCTCGGTGAACACGTCCGCCACGTAGCCCTGGGCCTTGTGGAGGTGCAGGCCCTCGGCGTCGCCGGAGCAGATCCCGGCCGCCTCCTGGCCCCGGTGCTGGAGGGCGTAGAGGCCCAGGTAGGTCTGGCGGGAAGCCTCCGCATGGGGGCAGATCCCGAACACCCCGCATTCGTCCCTGAACGGCATGATTCCCCCCGATCTTCCAGAATAACCTCGGGACCGGGGAACCCGTAGCTCAGACATCCCGCGATCCCCTCCGGAGCCGCCATGCGCCTGCCCCTTTTCATGCTCCTCCTGGCCCTCCCGCTGGCCGCCAACGGGCTGGACGACCTGCGGGCCGCGCTGGCGAAGCTGCCCGGCGGGGATCCCGTGAAGGCCACCCTGGAGCACAGCTTCTGGCGGCAGATCGTCGACGACAAGAAGCCCACGATCACCCAGGGGAAGGTATCCGCCCACGTGGAGGATGGCCCCCAGGGGCTGCGGGTGACCTGGGCGCGGCCCGCCCTCCAGCAGGCGGCCAAGGAACTGGCCGTCCAGGAGCGGGAACCCGAACACCCCACCCCCACGCGCACCGCCCTCAAGAACCTGGATCCCCTGGAGACCGCCGAGGCGCTCAACCACGCGGAGGCCCTCCTCCGCGACCTCTCCCTCGCCCAGCTCCAGGAGGAGCGGTCCGAAGCCTGGCAGGGGCGGCCCGCCCGGCTGCTGGTCCTGAAGCTGGATCCGATCCTCCCCCCAGGTCAGCGGAAGTATCTGAAGGAACTCAAGGTGGACGCCAAGCTGTGGGTCGGTCCCGATGGCCTGCCTCTGGCCTTCACCACCGCCGTGGCCCTCAAGGGAAGCCGGATGTTCATCACCTTCGAGGCCGGCAACACCCAGGAGCGGCTGTTCGCCCGGGTGGGCGGCCGCCTCGTGGTCACCCGGAACACCACCGAAGACCGCACCGCCGGCCTCGGCGCCTCCAACCAGACGAAGAAGATCACCACGCTCACGGTGCTGTAGATCCCGTTCTGCCTGGCAGTGATCAAAAAACGAATCCTCACCACCAAGGCACGAAGGGCACCAAGAGAAGCGCAAGGGCCTGACCAGATTTTTCTTGGAGTCTTCGTGATGAGGCCTAGCGGACCGTCCCGCCGTCGTCCTGTGCCTCGTTCTCCCGGGCCCAGGCCCGAAGGGTGCTGAGGAGGACGGTGCCGGCTTCGGCGGGGGCGAGGGCGCCGGGTTCGTCCACGCCTTCGAGGTGCAGTTCCACCCGGGCCAGGTCCCCGCGGTCGAAGCGGGCGCTGAGGTCGCACAGGGCCAGGAGGCGGGGCGCCACTTCCACCAGCGCCGTGGAGACCCGCAGCCCCTGGGGCTGTTCGAGGCTCCAGACGGGCAGGCTGCGCGTCCCGAAGCGGAGGGCCAGGGGTTCGGCGCGGGTCTGGGGCGCCGGGCCGGCGAGGTACAGCAGCCGTTCCGCGCGGCCCAGCAGCAGCGCCTGGGCGTAGGGCGTGCCTTCGGAGCGGTCGGCCTCCAGGCGCCAGCCGCCCATCCGGGGCTTCTTCACCTTGTTGTGGCTGGTGGTCCCCGCGGTGGCGACCAGCCGGAACCGCGTCTCCACCGGCTCCGAATCGCCCCGCATCCACACCTGGATGCGGTAGCGCAGACCCTGCTGAGCCGCCGCCGGGAGGGAAAGGGCCAAAAGAATCGCCGCGCGCCAGTGCATCAAGGAACCGTCCTCCTTCGAGCATGCCATCCATGGGATCCTGGGCCAATGCCGTGAGGTGCCCATGCCGCTCTGTTTCGACCTCGACGGGACCCTGGGCCACTTCAGCTCGGGCTTCGTCCTGCTGCGCGAAGCTCTGGGCGAACTGTGGGGCCATCCACCCACGGCGGAGGAACTGGGGCGGTGCGGGGGCTCCACGGACTGGGAGATCGTCGGCGAGCTGCACCGGATGCGCTTCGACCGGGACCTGGAAGAGACCGCCTACGCGGCCTATGAAACGGCCTGCGTGGGCCGCTTCCGCGCCGCCTTTGGGCCCGGCGGGCGGCAGGCCGTGAACTATCCCGGCATCCTCGAGGGCATGCACCGCCTGGCCGCTTGGCATCCGGTCTGGCTGGTGTCCGGCAACGCTCCGGACCTCCTGGCCTTCAAGGCGGACGTCCTGGGCATCGACCCGGCCATCCCCCGGCTGGGTTCCGTCCCCCGCCACGACCGCGCGGCCCTCCTCCAGCGGGTCCTCCGGGACTGCCCGGGCCCCCATCTGTACGTCGGGGACCGACCCCACGACCTCGCGGCCGCCCAGGCCGCCGGGTTCCCCTTCCTGGGCGTCGGCGATGCCGTGCCGGGCGACCATCTGAGCCTTCCCAGCGACGCGGATGCGGACCGCGTGGTGGAAGCGGTCCTCGCCTTCATGCGGCCGGCGGAGACGGCGCGGGCCTAGCGCCCCCGCACCTCGAAGTCGTCCAGGAAAGCGAGCGTGCGGGGATCGTCCTCCCGTCGGACGATCGCCTGGGCGTGGTACAGCCGGCCCGAGCGCAGCACCGCGATCCCCTCCACGAAGCCGCCGTTCATGCCCTTCACCTTGTAGCGGAAGCCCGGTCCCCGGTCCGCGGGCAGCTCCGTCCGGCGCAGCAGGCCGAAGCGGTAGATCAGGAAGTTCTGGAAGGTGGTCAGGATCTCCCGGGGCGTGGTCCCGCCGCGGTCCCCCGGGGGCAGGTTGCCCACGGACACGGAAAACGTCTCGTCCAGGCGGCCGGCGGGGTTCATCGCCAGATCGAACCACTCCACCTCGCCGAAGGGCCCCGGCTCCGTGTGGCGGTGCAGCTTGGCGGGCCCCGGAAACGTCGCTGCGATCCCCAGGTTGTCGTTCTCGATCCGGCGCGGGTCCTCCCGGCACCCCCCCAGGGCGAGCAACGCGACCAGAGCGATCGAAGCGCGGAACATGTCGGGATCTCCCACCGTCATCATCGGACGCATGAAAGGGAAAGTTGACTTAGATGGGATTTTATTGCGAAGCGTTCCCCCGCCGCATCATCGCAGTTTCAACGCCTCGTCCACGGCCCGTTTGGCCATGCCTTCCCCGTACCCGGCCCAAGTGCGGACCAGGCGGCCCCGGCGGTCCACGACGAAGCTGGCGGGGATGCCCCGGATCTCGCCGAGGGGCGCCAGGCCCGCTTTTCCGTCGGGGAGGTAGGCCGTGAGGCCGAGCTGGGGATTCTGGGCCAGGAAGGGTTTCACCGCGCTCCAGCCGCCCTCGTCCACGGAGATGGGGAGGACGACGTAGCCGCCGCCGGCCGCTTTCTGGAGATCGGCCACTTCGGGAAGGGATCTGCGGCAGGGGGGACACCACGTGGCCCAGACGTCCACCAGCACCACCTTTCCGCGGTAGTCCGCCAGGGTGCGCCGGTTCCCGTCCACGTCCCGGAAGGCCAGGCGGCTCACGTCGGCGCCGACCTCCGCGCCTCCCGCGCCGCCGCCGGACATTCCCCGCACCACCGCCCAGCCCGCCAGAAGCAGCCCTCCCCCCACCAGCGCGGCCGCGGCGGCCGTGCGCCAGCGGGACTCGGGAACATAGGCGTCGGACATGGAGGACTCCCCGCTTCGGGCTTCAAGGTACTGCGTTTCATACTGGGGGCATGCCGCTCATCTCCGCCACCGACCTCCGCGACCGCTTTTCCGCGTTCCGCCTCCTGGACGCCCGCCCGGCTCCCGCCGATTACGCCGCGGGTCACCTTCCCGGCGCCCTGCACGCGGACCTGAACCGCCACCTCAGCACCGCCACCGAGCCCGGCCACGATCCCGCGCGGGGCGGGCGCCATCCCCTGCCTTCCGCCGCCCGCTTCGCGGCCCAGTTGGGCGCGTGGGGCATCGGGCCGGATACGGAAGTCGTGGCCTACGACGCCGCCGGCGGAAGCAACGCCGCGGCGCGCCTGTGGTGGATGCTGCGGGCGCTCGGTCACGAGCGGATCTTCGTCCTCGACGGCGGCCTGGCCGCGGCGCTGGAAGCGGGTTTGACACCCACTGTCGAAGTGCCAGCCCAGGAGCCGCGTCCGCCCTATCCCGCAACGGACTGGCGGCTTCCCCTCGTCGACGCCGAGCGCGTGGAAGCCCTGAGCCTCGATCCGTCCCGGAAACTGCTGGACGTGCGCGCCGCCGAGCGGTGGCGCGGGGAGAACGAGACCTTCGACCCCGTGGCCGGCCACATCCCCGGTTCCGTCAACCTGCCGTGGACGGACAACCTGGGCCCCGACGGGCGGTTCAAGGCGCCGGAGGCCCTGCGCGCCCAGTACCAGGCGCTGCTGGGGGACATTCCGCCGGAGCAATTGGCGGTCCACTGCGGCAGCGGCGTGACCGCCTGCCATACGCTTCTTGCCCTGGAGATGGCGGGCCTGTCCGGCGCAGCCCTGTACGTGGGCAGTTGGAGCGAGTGGTGCCGCGGCGGCCGTCCCCAGAGCGGCGTCTCCGCATGAACCCCTGGAAAGGCCTGCGGGGCCTCCCGCGCGAGGTGTGGCTGGTCTGCGCCACCACCCTGGTGAACCGCCTGGGCACCATGGCCCTGCCCTTCCTGGTGCTGTACCTCACCGAGGGCCGGCGCTGGACGCCGCAGGAAGCCGGCTTCGGAATGATGGTCTTCGGCGCGGGCGCCCTGGCGGCGGGGCCGTTTTCCGGACGCCTGGCGGACCGGCTGGGCCACGGGCGGATCCTGAAGGCCAGCCTCTGGTCCTCGGGACTCCTGCTGATGACCCTGCCCTTCGCCAGGACCCGGCCCCTCATCTTCTCCGTCATCTTCCTGTGGGCGGCCTGCAGCCAGGCCTTCTGGCCCAGCGCGATGGCCCTGCTGGCGGACCTGGCTCCGCCGGAGCAGCGCAAGGCCGTCTTCGCGCTCCACCGCCTGACCGTGAACCTGGGGATGGCGGTGGGCCCCGCCGCGGGGGGCCTCATCGCGCACCGCAGCTACGCCTGGGTGTTCTGGACCGACGGGCTCACCACCCTCGGCGGGGCCGTCCTGCTGGGCTTCCTCCTCAAGGCGCGGCCCCGCTCCGTCGCCCCCGCGGGCCACGCGGCGGGCGCCAGCCCCTGGCGCGACCGGCGGCTGGCGTTCCTGCTGCTGCCGCTGCTTCCGCTGCTGATGGTCTTCTTCCAGATCGAGGGCACCCTGCCCCTGTGGGTGGTGCGGGACCTGGGGCTGGGCAGCCGGTTCTACGGGCTGCTGTTCACGGTGAACACGCTCCTGATCGT comes from the Geothrix sp. 21YS21S-4 genome and includes:
- the purF gene encoding amidophosphoribosyltransferase, encoding MPFRDECGVFGICPHAEASRQTYLGLYALQHRGQEAAGICSGDAEGLHLHKAQGYVADVFTEAVLDALPGDAAIGHTRYSTTGGNVASAAHPFLIHGRFGQVALCHNGNLTNTEDLRARLIADGHTFTSPSDSEVLLALINRAEADTLEEAVVSALRQARGAYSLLILTNDVLIAARDPHGFRPLAMGRLDSTTVFSSETCAFDLVGAGYVRDVAPGEVMVVPRDGSAARSHFPLPKVQPKPCVFEHIYFARPDSLVYGRSVMVARREMGRQLALRHPVEADLVVPVPDSGVSAALGYSEQSGIPFDFGMIRNHYVGRTFIEPKQTIRSFGVKVKLNPVRHLLAGKRVVLVDDSIVRGTTSKKIVQMVREAGAKEVHLRISSPPTTDPCFYGIDTPKRQHLIASGLSVEEIRTFLGADSLGYLSLPDLQTCMGDDGQGFCYACFTGEYPVAPMGEK
- a CDS encoding HAD family hydrolase; amino-acid sequence: MPLCFDLDGTLGHFSSGFVLLREALGELWGHPPTAEELGRCGGSTDWEIVGELHRMRFDRDLEETAYAAYETACVGRFRAAFGPGGRQAVNYPGILEGMHRLAAWHPVWLVSGNAPDLLAFKADVLGIDPAIPRLGSVPRHDRAALLQRVLRDCPGPHLYVGDRPHDLAAAQAAGFPFLGVGDAVPGDHLSLPSDADADRVVEAVLAFMRPAETARA
- a CDS encoding TlpA disulfide reductase family protein, which translates into the protein MSDAYVPESRWRTAAAAALVGGGLLLAGWAVVRGMSGGGAGGAEVGADVSRLAFRDVDGNRRTLADYRGKVVLVDVWATWCPPCRRSLPEVADLQKAAGGGYVVLPISVDEGGWSAVKPFLAQNPQLGLTAYLPDGKAGLAPLGEIRGIPASFVVDRRGRLVRTWAGYGEGMAKRAVDEALKLR
- a CDS encoding sulfurtransferase; translated protein: MPLISATDLRDRFSAFRLLDARPAPADYAAGHLPGALHADLNRHLSTATEPGHDPARGGRHPLPSAARFAAQLGAWGIGPDTEVVAYDAAGGSNAAARLWWMLRALGHERIFVLDGGLAAALEAGLTPTVEVPAQEPRPPYPATDWRLPLVDAERVEALSLDPSRKLLDVRAAERWRGENETFDPVAGHIPGSVNLPWTDNLGPDGRFKAPEALRAQYQALLGDIPPEQLAVHCGSGVTACHTLLALEMAGLSGAALYVGSWSEWCRGGRPQSGVSA
- a CDS encoding MFS transporter produces the protein MNPWKGLRGLPREVWLVCATTLVNRLGTMALPFLVLYLTEGRRWTPQEAGFGMMVFGAGALAAGPFSGRLADRLGHGRILKASLWSSGLLLMTLPFARTRPLIFSVIFLWAACSQAFWPSAMALLADLAPPEQRKAVFALHRLTVNLGMAVGPAAGGLIAHRSYAWVFWTDGLTTLGGAVLLGFLLKARPRSVAPAGHAAGASPWRDRRLAFLLLPLLPLLMVFFQIEGTLPLWVVRDLGLGSRFYGLLFTVNTLLIVALEVALNLAMAHWGHGRQIFAGALCLALGFGLTAWATVPATLIVTTVIWTFGEMILFPAMSDAVATLAPPDRRGEYMGLLSLCFAGALALGPWLGVLAYAQVGPKAVWLSTFVICTAAGLLLARFKAGAVTP